The following coding sequences are from one Pseudonocardia sp. EC080619-01 window:
- a CDS encoding NDMA-dependent alcohol dehydrogenase has product MKTRAAVLTGYHQPFEIREIELDEPRAGEVLLTMSAAGLCHSDLHMVDGDNVVRFPIVGGHEAAGIVEQVGPGVTRVAPGDHVVCSFTPACGTCRYCSTGKQNLCNSGATILEGSMPDGTFRMHDPELGDIGGFCMLGAFSERATVSELSCVKVDDWLPLDKAVLVGCGVPTGWGSAVNAGGVRPGDTVVIYGLGGVGMNAVQGAAHAGAKYVICVDPVEFKRKTALDFGATHVFPTAEEAAAATKELTWGEGADQAICVVGVMTEQVITDAFDVIGKGSTVVVTGVANPASLTVHVSGSDLVFNQKTIKGTLFGSSNPQHDIVRMLRLYDAGQLKLDELITRRYTLDQINEGYQDLRDGKIVRGVIDYSLTRA; this is encoded by the coding sequence GTGAAGACTCGTGCCGCCGTACTGACCGGCTACCACCAGCCCTTCGAGATCCGGGAGATCGAGCTCGACGAGCCCCGCGCGGGCGAGGTCCTGCTGACGATGTCCGCCGCCGGTCTGTGCCATTCGGACCTGCACATGGTCGACGGCGACAACGTCGTGCGCTTCCCGATCGTCGGCGGTCACGAGGCCGCAGGGATCGTCGAGCAGGTCGGCCCCGGAGTCACCCGGGTCGCACCCGGCGACCACGTCGTGTGCAGCTTCACCCCGGCCTGCGGCACCTGCCGCTACTGCTCCACCGGCAAACAGAACCTCTGCAACTCCGGCGCCACCATCCTCGAGGGCTCCATGCCCGACGGCACCTTCCGGATGCACGACCCCGAGCTCGGTGACATCGGCGGGTTCTGCATGCTCGGCGCCTTCTCCGAGCGCGCCACCGTGTCCGAGCTGTCGTGTGTCAAGGTCGACGACTGGCTCCCGCTGGACAAGGCCGTCCTCGTGGGTTGCGGGGTCCCCACCGGTTGGGGCAGCGCCGTCAACGCCGGGGGAGTCCGGCCAGGCGACACCGTGGTGATCTACGGCCTCGGCGGCGTCGGGATGAACGCGGTGCAGGGCGCCGCCCACGCCGGCGCGAAGTATGTGATCTGCGTGGACCCGGTCGAGTTCAAGCGCAAGACCGCACTCGACTTCGGTGCCACTCACGTGTTCCCCACCGCGGAGGAGGCCGCGGCCGCGACGAAGGAGCTGACCTGGGGCGAGGGTGCCGACCAGGCCATCTGCGTCGTCGGGGTCATGACCGAACAGGTCATCACCGACGCGTTCGACGTGATCGGCAAAGGCAGCACCGTGGTCGTCACGGGGGTGGCCAACCCGGCCAGCCTCACCGTGCACGTGTCGGGCTCCGATCTGGTCTTCAACCAGAAGACGATCAAGGGGACGCTGTTCGGGTCGTCGAACCCCCAGCACGACATCGTCCGGATGCTGCGCCTCTACGACGCCGGACAGCTCAAGCTCGACGAGCTGATCACCCGCCGCTACACCCTCGACCAGATCAAC
- a CDS encoding aldehyde dehydrogenase, with translation MTFASAAPAVTHAVSERLTLPPHLFVDGAAIAAGSGEELAVVDPANGHRIGTATCGDAGDVDRAVQAAARAFRPGSPWRTTTPLERGKILHRIGDAILERADEFAELEVLDAGKVRGAARSIDVDFAARAFHYFAGWPTKIVGSTVPTSHPGIHIATEKVPVGVVGAITAWNFPLLLCGWKLAPALAAGCTVVLKPSEETPHSALWLAELAVEAGLPPGVLNVVPGRADAGQALVDHPLVDKITFTGSTAVGKEIARRAADQVKRVSLELGGKSANIIFADADLDAAVEGSAGGLFWHSGQTCSAPSRLFVHRSVHDEVVARLTTIADGLSPGHGLDDGTELGPLVNAAQQDKVAAHVRLAREQGATVHVGPDVPAEGFFHPATIVSGARDEMACATDEIFGPVLTVLSFDDTYEVLRRADASEYGLAAGVWTRDVSTAHRATRALRAGTVYVNGWGLTDPAAPFGGFRQSGYGRDLGPDSLEGYLETKSVWTFHG, from the coding sequence ATGACCTTCGCCAGCGCGGCCCCCGCCGTGACCCACGCGGTGTCCGAGCGACTCACGCTGCCGCCGCACCTGTTCGTGGACGGAGCCGCGATCGCCGCCGGCAGCGGGGAGGAGCTCGCGGTCGTCGATCCGGCGAACGGCCACAGGATCGGCACCGCGACGTGCGGCGACGCCGGCGACGTCGACCGGGCCGTGCAGGCCGCGGCGCGTGCGTTCCGCCCCGGATCGCCCTGGCGGACGACGACCCCGCTGGAGCGGGGCAAGATCCTGCACAGGATCGGCGACGCGATCCTCGAGCGGGCCGACGAGTTCGCCGAGCTCGAGGTCCTCGACGCCGGCAAGGTGCGCGGCGCGGCCCGGTCCATCGACGTCGACTTCGCGGCGCGGGCGTTCCACTACTTCGCCGGCTGGCCGACGAAGATCGTCGGCTCGACCGTCCCGACCTCGCACCCCGGCATCCACATCGCCACCGAGAAGGTCCCGGTCGGGGTCGTCGGCGCGATCACCGCGTGGAACTTCCCGCTGCTGCTCTGCGGCTGGAAGCTCGCCCCCGCGCTGGCGGCCGGCTGCACCGTGGTCCTCAAGCCCTCGGAGGAGACCCCGCACTCGGCCCTCTGGCTCGCCGAGCTCGCCGTCGAGGCCGGTCTACCGCCCGGCGTGCTCAATGTCGTTCCGGGCCGCGCCGACGCCGGACAGGCGCTCGTCGACCACCCGCTCGTCGACAAGATCACCTTCACCGGGTCGACCGCTGTCGGGAAGGAGATCGCTCGCCGGGCCGCGGACCAGGTCAAGCGGGTCTCGCTGGAGCTGGGCGGGAAGAGCGCCAACATCATCTTCGCCGACGCCGACCTGGACGCCGCCGTCGAGGGCTCAGCCGGCGGGCTGTTCTGGCACTCCGGCCAGACCTGCAGCGCGCCGTCGCGGCTGTTCGTGCACCGCTCGGTGCACGACGAGGTCGTCGCGCGGCTGACCACGATCGCCGACGGGCTGAGCCCGGGACACGGCCTCGATGATGGCACCGAGCTCGGACCGCTGGTGAACGCGGCCCAGCAGGACAAGGTCGCCGCACACGTACGCCTGGCCCGGGAACAGGGCGCAACCGTGCACGTGGGCCCCGACGTCCCGGCCGAGGGCTTCTTCCACCCGGCCACGATCGTCTCCGGCGCACGCGATGAGATGGCCTGCGCGACCGACGAGATCTTCGGGCCAGTCCTGACCGTGCTGTCGTTCGACGACACTTACGAGGTCCTGCGCCGCGCCGACGCCAGCGAATACGGCCTCGCCGCCGGCGTGTGGACCCGCGACGTGAGCACCGCGCACCGCGCCACCCGGGCGCTGCGGGCAGGCACCGTCTACGTCAACGGCTGGGGCCTCACCGACCCGGCCGCCCCCTTCGGCGGCTTCCGGCAGTCCGGCTACGGCCGAGACCTCGGTCCGGACAGCCTCGAGGGCTATCTCGAGACCAAGTCCGTCTGGACCTTCCACGGCTGA
- a CDS encoding Zn-ribbon domain-containing OB-fold protein, protein MPSADTSPTPRGRPFREGLLALDPPRLLGSRCTDCGAAAFPARTFCPACRTGVVAPAELSTSGRVHSFTVVRQAPPGTEVPYTLAWVDLPADEVRLMAQVVGIAPEGVELDMPVDLELTGFGTAEDGTGLVGFCFRAVGQVAP, encoded by the coding sequence ATGCCGTCCGCCGACACCTCACCGACCCCCCGTGGCCGGCCGTTTCGTGAAGGCCTGCTCGCCCTCGATCCACCCCGGCTGCTCGGGTCACGCTGCACCGACTGCGGTGCCGCGGCCTTCCCCGCACGGACCTTCTGCCCGGCCTGCCGGACCGGGGTCGTCGCGCCCGCCGAGCTCTCGACGAGCGGGCGGGTGCACTCGTTCACCGTGGTGCGCCAGGCGCCCCCGGGTACCGAGGTGCCCTACACGCTCGCCTGGGTCGACCTGCCCGCCGACGAGGTGCGCTTGATGGCACAGGTCGTCGGCATCGCGCCGGAGGGGGTCGAGCTGGACATGCCGGTCGACCTCGAGCTCACCGGTTTCGGCACCGCCGAGGACGGCACCGGGCTGGTCGGGTTCTGCTTCCGCGCCGTCGGGCAGGTGGCGCCGTGA
- a CDS encoding thiolase family protein: MSLAPAHVAGAGMVRFGKYPADVTLEAMALGAAREALSDAGADLAAVEGLYVGHVFGGPVAGQRIAAQLGLDGRPVSNHENYCASGATAIREAWVALAAGLHDVALVIGVEKMTDRVAGGVRPDPGDLDAAVGYVMAAGHAMSARRYMAEHGATREQIAAVAVKNHAHSVHNPWAQYQKPVTLEQVLGARPIAEPLGLLDCSPISDGAAAVLLCTPAGLRRLGLGTGGPRVLGVGQISGSVQTGLGDLNAEDVSRRAGEEAWRLSGVGPADIDLVEMHDCFTIAEIVRMEGLGLVPRGRGAAWAAEGVTALGGRLPVNPSGGLLSRGHPVGATGAAQVCELTWQLRGTAGGRQVEGARTGLAYCKGGTVNGTDGGSVTTVVMTA; the protein is encoded by the coding sequence GTGAGCCTCGCTCCCGCCCACGTCGCCGGTGCCGGCATGGTCCGCTTCGGCAAGTACCCGGCCGACGTCACGCTCGAGGCGATGGCGCTGGGGGCGGCGCGGGAGGCGCTCTCCGACGCCGGCGCCGATCTGGCGGCCGTCGAGGGCCTCTATGTCGGGCACGTCTTCGGCGGCCCCGTCGCCGGTCAGCGGATCGCCGCCCAGCTGGGCCTCGACGGCCGCCCGGTGTCCAACCACGAGAACTACTGCGCCAGCGGCGCCACCGCGATCCGTGAGGCCTGGGTCGCGCTCGCCGCGGGCCTGCACGACGTGGCCCTGGTGATCGGCGTCGAGAAGATGACCGACCGTGTCGCCGGCGGGGTCCGTCCCGACCCTGGCGACCTCGACGCCGCCGTCGGCTACGTGATGGCCGCCGGGCACGCGATGAGCGCTCGGCGCTACATGGCCGAGCACGGCGCCACCCGGGAACAGATCGCGGCGGTGGCGGTGAAGAACCACGCCCACTCCGTGCACAACCCGTGGGCGCAGTACCAGAAGCCCGTCACCCTGGAGCAGGTCCTGGGCGCGCGACCGATCGCCGAGCCGCTCGGCCTGCTGGACTGCAGCCCGATCTCCGACGGCGCGGCAGCGGTGCTGCTGTGCACCCCGGCGGGTCTGCGCAGGCTCGGGCTCGGCACCGGCGGCCCGCGGGTGCTCGGCGTCGGCCAAATCAGCGGCTCGGTGCAGACCGGCCTGGGTGATCTCAACGCCGAGGACGTCTCTCGCCGGGCGGGCGAGGAGGCCTGGCGGCTCTCCGGCGTCGGCCCGGCAGACATCGACCTCGTCGAGATGCACGACTGCTTCACGATCGCCGAGATCGTCCGGATGGAGGGGCTGGGCCTGGTGCCGCGCGGCCGCGGCGCCGCCTGGGCCGCGGAGGGGGTGACCGCACTCGGGGGCAGGTTGCCGGTCAACCCGAGCGGTGGGTTGCTCTCGCGCGGCCACCCCGTCGGCGCGACGGGTGCGGCGCAGGTCTGCGAGCTCACCTGGCAGCTGCGCGGCACCGCGGGTGGACGTCAGGTCGAGGGCGCACGGACGGGGCTGGCCTATTGCAAGGGCGGGACGGTCAACGGCACCGACGGCGGGTCGGTCACCACGGTGGTGATGACGGCATGA
- a CDS encoding SDR family NAD(P)-dependent oxidoreductase has product MSPTALVTGGAGGIGRAVCARLAADGFTVLLADLDPAAVATTAAAIGPGVESCVLDVTDAGSRRAAVARADALGGADLLVNCAGVLRDARIHKLDPALFRGLIGINLVGPLALARLVAVGMAERGRGSIVNVASRAWLGTFGSTAYSTAKGGLVGATRSLALELGPQGITVNAVAPGFVETPMTGGLPPEIRRRTLDAIPVGRAGTPEDAAGAVAYLAAAGYVTGQVLVACGGRSIGSPYSEGGQ; this is encoded by the coding sequence GTGAGCCCGACGGCACTGGTCACCGGAGGAGCAGGCGGCATCGGCCGGGCGGTCTGCGCACGTCTCGCGGCAGACGGGTTCACCGTGCTGCTCGCTGATCTCGACCCGGCGGCGGTGGCGACCACCGCCGCGGCGATCGGGCCCGGCGTCGAATCCTGCGTCCTGGACGTCACCGATGCGGGGTCGCGGCGGGCGGCGGTCGCCCGGGCCGACGCGCTGGGCGGGGCGGACCTGCTGGTCAACTGCGCGGGCGTGTTGCGGGACGCGCGGATCCACAAGCTGGACCCGGCGTTGTTCCGCGGCCTGATCGGGATCAACCTCGTGGGGCCGCTGGCACTGGCCAGGCTCGTCGCCGTAGGGATGGCAGAGCGTGGCCGGGGCTCGATCGTCAACGTCGCCTCGCGGGCCTGGCTGGGCACGTTCGGTTCGACCGCCTACTCCACCGCGAAGGGCGGCCTGGTCGGCGCGACCCGCTCCCTGGCACTCGAGCTGGGGCCACAGGGGATCACCGTCAACGCCGTGGCCCCTGGGTTCGTCGAGACCCCCATGACCGGCGGGCTGCCACCGGAGATCCGCCGCCGGACCCTGGACGCGATCCCGGTCGGCCGGGCCGGGACACCTGAGGACGCCGCCGGCGCCGTCGCCTACCTCGCAGCCGCCGGTTATGTCACCGGGCAGGTGCTCGTCGCATGCGGCGGCCGCAGCATCGGCTCCCCGTACTCGGAGGGTGGACAGTGA
- a CDS encoding CaiB/BaiF CoA-transferase family protein, protein MVSDTTRGPLHGIRVVEFAGLGPGPFAAMLLADAGADVVRVDRPAGPVDGGALTRGRPWVGLDLKTDAGHQSAVDLVRRADVLIEGFRPGVMERLGLGPAECLALNPRLVYGRMTGWGQEGPRAREAGHDINYLAVTGALRSIARRGEAPVPPLNLVGDYGGGGMLLAFGITTALLERGGSGRGQVVDAAMTDGISLLMTGIWSRAAQGRWSGEPGTNDIDSGAPFYDVYPTADDEYMAVGAIEPQFWARLLDGLGLDPAELPGQWDRERWPELKKHVAAAFAGRTREEWTAVFAARDACVTPVLSMAEAPDDPQIAARGTLCPGPGGPQPAPAPRLDRTPLRVQSPAPAAEVLDQWGIDTGGTR, encoded by the coding sequence GTGGTTTCCGACACGACGCGCGGCCCGCTGCACGGGATCCGGGTCGTCGAGTTCGCCGGGCTGGGCCCCGGCCCGTTCGCGGCGATGCTGCTCGCCGACGCGGGCGCCGACGTGGTCCGGGTCGACCGGCCGGCGGGCCCGGTGGACGGCGGGGCACTGACTCGCGGCCGTCCGTGGGTCGGTCTGGACCTCAAGACCGATGCCGGGCACCAGAGCGCCGTCGACCTGGTCCGGCGCGCCGACGTGCTGATCGAGGGCTTCCGGCCGGGGGTGATGGAACGGCTCGGCCTCGGCCCCGCCGAGTGCCTGGCTCTGAACCCGCGCCTGGTCTACGGCCGGATGACCGGATGGGGCCAGGAAGGCCCGCGGGCGCGCGAGGCCGGCCACGACATCAACTACCTGGCCGTCACCGGTGCGCTGCGCTCCATCGCCCGCCGCGGTGAAGCCCCCGTCCCGCCGCTCAACTTGGTCGGCGACTACGGCGGTGGCGGGATGCTGCTCGCCTTCGGCATCACCACCGCGCTGCTCGAACGCGGCGGATCCGGACGCGGGCAGGTCGTCGACGCCGCCATGACCGACGGGATCAGCCTGCTCATGACCGGGATCTGGAGCCGGGCCGCGCAAGGACGCTGGTCGGGTGAACCGGGCACCAACGACATCGACTCGGGCGCCCCGTTCTACGACGTCTATCCGACCGCCGACGACGAGTACATGGCGGTCGGTGCGATCGAGCCCCAGTTCTGGGCCCGGCTGCTCGACGGACTCGGTCTCGACCCGGCCGAGCTGCCCGGCCAGTGGGACCGGGAACGCTGGCCCGAGCTGAAGAAGCACGTGGCGGCGGCCTTCGCCGGCCGCACCCGCGAGGAGTGGACCGCGGTGTTCGCCGCCCGCGACGCCTGCGTCACCCCTGTGCTGAGCATGGCCGAGGCGCCCGACGACCCGCAGATCGCCGCCCGCGGCACGCTGTGCCCGGGTCCCGGGGGACCGCAGCCTGCGCCCGCGCCGCGGCTGGACCGGACGCCGCTGCGCGTGCAGTCCCCCGCCCCCGCCGCCGAGGTCCTCGACCAGTGGGGTATCGACACCGGGGGGACCCGATGA
- a CDS encoding GntR family transcriptional regulator, translated as MPARSTTGRGVQRRSMAVEVAEHIRSMIFDGRLSAEQRIPQDAIAAELGVSRLPVREALITLETDGLVAAEPHRGTFVVPIRSEDIEDHYRLYGMAQGLASAGAARRITEPVLTRLDELHRRMSSTDDPDLVHDLNWEFHSLINHTGASRRTLSVLRQLSHNLPREVYGIPQAASPSATRQHAAIIEALRARDGAAADHLNQEHARAEGDEVVAVLKRNGILSN; from the coding sequence ATGCCCGCGCGGTCCACCACAGGGCGCGGGGTGCAGCGCCGGTCGATGGCAGTCGAGGTCGCCGAGCACATCCGATCGATGATCTTCGACGGTCGGCTCTCGGCCGAGCAGCGCATCCCCCAGGACGCGATCGCAGCCGAGCTCGGGGTCAGCCGCCTGCCGGTGCGCGAAGCGCTGATCACCCTCGAGACCGACGGGCTGGTCGCCGCCGAGCCGCACCGGGGGACCTTCGTCGTCCCCATCCGCTCCGAGGACATCGAGGACCACTACCGGCTCTACGGTATGGCCCAGGGCCTCGCCTCCGCCGGTGCCGCGCGACGGATCACCGAACCGGTCCTGACCAGGCTCGACGAGCTGCACAGGAGGATGTCCAGCACTGACGACCCGGACCTGGTGCACGATCTGAACTGGGAGTTCCACTCCCTGATCAACCACACCGGGGCGAGCAGGCGGACGCTGTCGGTGCTGCGCCAGCTCTCGCACAACCTCCCACGCGAGGTCTACGGCATCCCCCAGGCCGCGAGCCCGTCCGCGACGCGGCAGCACGCGGCGATCATCGAGGCGCTGCGGGCCCGCGACGGCGCCGCGGCCGACCATCTCAACCAGGAACACGCGCGCGCCGAGGGCGACGAGGTCGTCGCCGTCCTCAAGCGCAACGGGATCCTGTCGAACTGA
- a CDS encoding class I adenylate-forming enzyme family protein, whose product MTSVPTTLPEVIDLRAITDPGGEAVVAPEGRVTWSELAGKVRAVADGLTAGGVRPGHRIGVLLPNGLRWIVSALAVQRAGATVVPINTWYRSTEIAHVLDEAAIALVVADESVFGRDTLTELAAAGRPNILVWRADEALPAIPAPGIGASSAPGARPDGLAYVLFTSGSTSRPKPVPLRHDRLLRNATEIGRRQHLVAGDRLWISAPFFFGYGCSNALPVAFLHGVTLCVEERPAGDTSLEFIERERCSVYYGFGPTTRNLLAAPGFGRYDISALRTGTTGFTREDRRLVLDDLGVAGICSVYGLTEAYGHSTMTESGDPPEVVLGTAGRVLDSQKIRIVDGEGRTVPAGDSGEIELRGCVIDGYLGDPALGEGAFRAGGWLRTGDLGTLDADGRLRVVGRSKELLKVKGINIAPVEVEELLCSHPGVDQAFVVGIEDDLGSEQMVAAVIPRGTPPPDLAARLDTHVRERAASYKVPDRIELVDQTDIPLTDTGKFSKRLLRDKLSGGTP is encoded by the coding sequence ATGACGTCTGTTCCGACCACCCTGCCCGAAGTCATCGACCTGCGCGCCATCACCGACCCCGGCGGCGAGGCGGTCGTGGCACCTGAGGGTCGGGTGACCTGGTCCGAGCTCGCCGGCAAGGTCCGGGCCGTCGCCGACGGCCTGACCGCGGGCGGGGTACGACCCGGGCACCGGATCGGGGTGCTGCTGCCGAACGGCCTGCGCTGGATCGTCTCCGCGCTGGCCGTGCAACGGGCGGGAGCGACCGTCGTCCCGATCAACACCTGGTACCGCTCGACGGAGATCGCCCACGTGCTCGACGAGGCCGCCATCGCCCTGGTGGTGGCCGACGAGTCGGTGTTCGGCCGCGACACCCTCACGGAGCTCGCCGCCGCGGGGCGGCCGAACATCCTCGTCTGGCGGGCCGACGAGGCGCTGCCCGCGATCCCTGCGCCGGGCATCGGTGCGTCGTCCGCACCGGGCGCGCGTCCCGACGGCCTCGCCTACGTGCTGTTCACCAGCGGGTCGACGTCGCGGCCGAAGCCCGTGCCCCTGCGCCACGACCGCCTGCTCCGCAACGCGACGGAGATCGGACGTCGCCAGCACCTGGTCGCCGGGGACCGGCTGTGGATCTCCGCCCCGTTCTTCTTCGGCTACGGCTGTTCGAACGCGCTGCCGGTGGCTTTCCTGCACGGCGTCACCCTGTGTGTCGAGGAGCGGCCCGCTGGGGACACCTCGCTGGAGTTCATCGAGCGGGAGCGCTGCAGCGTCTACTACGGGTTCGGACCGACCACCCGGAACCTGCTGGCCGCCCCCGGGTTCGGCCGCTACGACATCTCAGCGCTACGGACCGGTACAACCGGTTTCACCCGCGAGGACCGGCGACTGGTCCTCGACGATCTCGGTGTCGCCGGGATCTGCAGCGTCTACGGGCTCACCGAGGCCTACGGCCACTCGACGATGACCGAGTCGGGTGACCCGCCCGAGGTCGTCCTGGGCACCGCAGGCCGGGTGCTCGACTCCCAGAAGATCCGGATCGTCGACGGTGAGGGCCGGACCGTGCCCGCCGGGGACTCCGGGGAGATCGAGCTGCGCGGCTGCGTGATCGACGGCTACCTCGGCGACCCGGCACTCGGCGAGGGCGCGTTCCGCGCGGGCGGCTGGCTGCGTACCGGGGATCTCGGAACCCTCGACGCCGACGGACGGCTGCGGGTCGTCGGCCGGAGCAAGGAGCTGCTGAAGGTCAAGGGGATCAACATCGCGCCCGTCGAGGTCGAGGAGCTGCTGTGCAGCCATCCCGGCGTCGACCAGGCCTTCGTGGTCGGGATCGAGGACGACCTGGGCAGCGAGCAAATGGTCGCCGCGGTGATCCCCCGCGGCACACCGCCGCCCGACCTGGCCGCCCGGCTCGACACCCACGTCCGGGAGCGCGCGGCGAGCTACAAGGTCCCGGACCGCATCGAGCTCGTCGATCAGACCGACATCCCGCTCACCGACACCGGCAAGTTCAGCAAGCGGCTC